The following proteins are co-located in the Nocardia sp. XZ_19_385 genome:
- the recN gene encoding DNA repair protein RecN: MLTEIRIDGLGVISTATAQFHEGLTVLTGETGAGKTMVVTSLHLLSGARADAGRVRLGAARAVVEGRFTVEDVNDAARTEVGEVLEAAAAQADDDGSVIAIRTVGSDGRSRAHLGGRSVPASVLADFTAPLLTVHGQNDQLRLQRPEQQLGALDQFAGDTIGPLLRKYGVARRSWLDARSELLERTARSRELALEADRLQYALNEIDAVAPEPGEDKRILDEVRRLSDLDSLREAAATSHDALAGPADAPEDHSGALAALGLARARIESSDDPKLTALAPRLADAIAVVVDVTTELSSYLSDLPSDPGALDSLLTRQAELKGLTRKYASDVDGVIAWAEDARTRLGSLDVSEEALAKLSAEVDIAAERVSEAARKLTTARTKSAGKLASAVSAELGGLAMGKARLEVEVRPVPASPQDSAPLTVGGKELHAGPAGVDEVEFRLSAHSGAQSLPLSKSASGGELSRVMLALEVVLASSDHGATMVFDEVDAGVGGRAAVEIGRRLARLARTHQVIVVTHLPQVAAFADTHLVVDKSDDGKGKVNSGVRALTKDERVIELARMLAGLDDTETGRAHAEELLETAKAARLPATSGQA; encoded by the coding sequence ATGCTGACCGAGATCAGGATTGACGGCTTAGGCGTCATATCCACTGCCACAGCGCAATTCCACGAGGGCCTGACCGTCCTCACCGGTGAGACCGGCGCCGGCAAGACCATGGTCGTCACCAGCCTGCACCTGCTCAGCGGGGCGCGGGCCGACGCCGGCCGAGTCCGGCTGGGCGCGGCGCGTGCGGTGGTGGAGGGCCGGTTCACCGTCGAGGACGTCAATGACGCCGCCCGCACCGAGGTCGGTGAGGTGCTGGAAGCCGCTGCGGCGCAAGCCGATGACGACGGCAGCGTCATCGCGATCCGCACTGTCGGCAGCGACGGGCGTTCCCGCGCGCACCTGGGTGGCCGCAGCGTGCCCGCCTCGGTGCTCGCCGATTTCACCGCGCCGCTGCTCACCGTGCACGGCCAGAACGATCAGCTCCGCCTGCAACGCCCCGAGCAGCAGCTCGGCGCGCTGGACCAGTTCGCCGGTGACACCATCGGCCCGCTGCTGCGCAAATACGGGGTGGCCCGGCGCTCTTGGCTGGACGCGCGGTCGGAACTGCTGGAACGGACCGCGCGCAGCCGCGAACTCGCACTCGAAGCCGACCGGCTGCAGTACGCGCTCAACGAAATCGACGCGGTCGCACCGGAACCCGGTGAGGACAAGCGCATCCTGGACGAGGTGCGCCGCCTCAGTGACCTGGATTCCCTGCGGGAAGCCGCCGCCACCTCGCACGACGCACTGGCCGGCCCGGCCGATGCCCCAGAAGACCATTCGGGCGCGCTGGCCGCGCTCGGCCTGGCCCGCGCGCGCATCGAGTCCTCGGACGACCCGAAGCTGACCGCGCTCGCACCGCGCCTGGCGGACGCCATCGCGGTGGTGGTCGACGTGACCACCGAACTGAGCAGCTACCTTTCGGATCTGCCCTCGGATCCGGGCGCGCTCGATTCGCTGCTCACCCGGCAGGCCGAATTGAAGGGCCTGACCCGCAAGTACGCCTCCGATGTCGACGGTGTGATCGCGTGGGCTGAAGACGCCCGCACCCGCCTCGGCTCGCTGGACGTTTCCGAGGAAGCTCTCGCGAAACTGTCCGCCGAGGTCGATATCGCCGCGGAACGGGTCAGCGAGGCGGCACGCAAACTGACCACGGCCCGCACGAAGTCGGCGGGCAAACTGGCCTCGGCGGTCAGCGCCGAACTGGGCGGCTTGGCAATGGGCAAGGCGCGCTTGGAAGTTGAAGTGCGCCCGGTACCCGCGAGCCCGCAGGATTCGGCGCCGCTCACCGTCGGAGGCAAGGAATTGCACGCCGGTCCGGCCGGTGTGGACGAGGTCGAATTCCGTCTGTCCGCCCATTCCGGCGCGCAGTCACTTCCGTTGAGCAAGAGCGCATCCGGCGGTGAGCTCTCCCGCGTGATGCTGGCGCTGGAAGTAGTTCTCGCCAGCTCCGATCACGGTGCCACGATGGTCTTCGACGAGGTCGACGCTGGTGTCGGCGGTCGCGCGGCGGTCGAGATCGGACGCCGGCTGGCCCGGCTCGCTCGCACCCATCAGGTCATCGTGGTGACCCACCTGCCCCAGGTCGCGGCTTTCGCCGACACGCACCTGGTCGTCGACAAGTCCGACGACGGAAAAGGCAAGGTGAACAGTGGTGTTCGCGCCCTGACCAAGGACGAGCGCGTCATCGAACTGGCCCGCATGCTGGCCGGCCTCGACGACACCGAGACCGGCCGCGCGCACGCGGAGGAGCTGCTCGAAACTGCGAAGGCTGCCCGCCTCCCCGCGACTTCAGGCCAGGCCTAG
- a CDS encoding TlyA family RNA methyltransferase, whose product MAKRARVDAELVRRGLARSREHAVELIGAGRVLISGAVATKPATQVDPAAPLLVREEPDEVSWASRGAHKLIGALAAFEPQGVTVAGKRCLDAGASTGGFTDVLLSKDAKEVVAVDVGYGQLVWRLQNDDRVRVFDRTNVRSITPESIGGTVELVVGDLSFISLALVLPALAACAAPGADLLPMVKPQFEVGKERLGTGGVVRDPALRAETVRDVAAAAAQLGLRTLGVVASPLPGPSGNVEYFLWLRKDGQFSYDADEVAALVERAVEEGPQ is encoded by the coding sequence GTGGCCAAGCGCGCGCGGGTGGACGCCGAACTGGTTCGCCGCGGGTTGGCGCGATCGCGGGAGCACGCGGTCGAGCTGATCGGCGCGGGCCGCGTCCTGATCAGTGGAGCGGTGGCGACGAAACCGGCGACCCAGGTCGATCCGGCCGCTCCGCTGCTGGTGCGGGAAGAACCCGACGAGGTGTCGTGGGCGTCGCGGGGCGCGCACAAGCTGATCGGCGCTCTGGCGGCGTTCGAGCCACAGGGCGTCACCGTCGCGGGTAAGCGTTGTCTCGATGCGGGGGCGTCGACGGGTGGTTTCACCGACGTGCTGCTGTCCAAAGACGCCAAAGAAGTGGTTGCAGTCGACGTCGGCTACGGCCAGCTGGTCTGGCGCCTGCAGAACGACGACCGGGTGCGGGTTTTCGACCGCACCAATGTCCGCAGTATCACTCCCGAATCCATCGGCGGCACAGTCGAATTGGTAGTCGGCGATCTGTCGTTCATCTCCCTGGCCCTGGTGCTGCCCGCGCTGGCGGCCTGCGCCGCACCGGGCGCGGACCTGCTGCCGATGGTGAAACCACAGTTCGAGGTCGGCAAGGAACGCCTCGGCACCGGCGGTGTAGTGCGCGACCCGGCTTTACGTGCCGAAACCGTGCGCGACGTCGCCGCGGCCGCCGCCCAGCTGGGGTTGCGTACGCTCGGCGTGGTGGCCAGTCCACTGCCCGGTCCTTCGGGCAATGTCGAATATTTCCTGTGGCTGCGCAAGGATGGGCAGTTCAGCTATGACGCCGACGAGGTTGCTGCCTTGGTCGAGCGTGCGGTCGAGGAGGGTCCACAGTGA
- a CDS encoding HAD-IIA family hydrolase, which translates to MARLRDRYEALLLDLDGTLYRGPVVIDGAPEALADAAREQRLVYVTNNASRAPETVAEHLAELGFPATTEDVVTSAQAAARLLAEQLEPGATVLVVGSDDLAAEVNAVGLQPIRRFNGNAPAAVVQGHSPQTGWPDLAEAAYALSADALWIAANTDKTLPNERGLAPGNGSMVAALRTASGREPIVAGKPFAPLMEDALHRAGTRSALVVGDRLDTDIEGANTVGLDSLLVLTGVSTLAELRDAPDELIPTFVADSLDALNHPPVDFEPDGDLAERLRRHPGRAVTVRASEIR; encoded by the coding sequence GTGGCGCGACTACGAGATCGCTATGAGGCCTTACTGCTGGACCTGGACGGCACGCTGTACCGGGGTCCAGTGGTGATCGATGGTGCGCCGGAGGCGCTGGCCGACGCGGCGCGGGAGCAGCGCCTCGTCTATGTCACGAACAACGCCAGCCGGGCGCCGGAAACGGTGGCCGAGCATCTGGCGGAGCTCGGCTTCCCCGCCACCACCGAGGACGTGGTGACCAGCGCGCAGGCGGCCGCCCGCCTGCTGGCCGAGCAGCTCGAACCCGGCGCGACCGTGCTGGTGGTGGGCTCCGACGATCTCGCCGCCGAGGTCAACGCGGTGGGCCTGCAACCGATCCGCCGCTTCAACGGCAACGCGCCGGCCGCTGTGGTGCAAGGACATTCACCGCAGACGGGCTGGCCGGACCTGGCCGAGGCCGCCTACGCGCTCAGCGCCGATGCGCTGTGGATCGCGGCCAACACCGATAAGACGCTGCCGAACGAGCGCGGTCTCGCCCCGGGCAACGGCTCGATGGTGGCCGCCCTGCGCACCGCATCCGGCCGGGAGCCGATCGTCGCGGGCAAACCGTTCGCCCCGCTCATGGAAGACGCGCTGCACCGGGCCGGCACCCGCAGCGCACTCGTCGTCGGCGACCGCCTGGACACCGACATCGAAGGCGCCAATACCGTCGGCCTGGATTCGCTGCTCGTCCTGACCGGCGTGAGCACCCTCGCCGAACTACGCGATGCTCCCGACGAACTGATCCCCACTTTCGTCGCGGATTCCCTGGACGCCCTGAACCACCCGCCTGTCGACTTCGAGCCGGACGGCGACCTGGCCGAGCGCCTGCGGCGCCACCCCGGCCGAGCGGTGACGGTGCGCGCGTCCGAAATCCGATAG
- a CDS encoding glutamate ABC transporter substrate-binding protein, whose amino-acid sequence MAQIVANGRVRVGVAQDGYLFGFRNPRTGALEGFDIDIARELARDLFGDDSKIDLVPLSSAERIPALRSGRVDLVVNSFSTTCERDKEIDFSAVYYVSEQKILVVASSGIRSGADLAGKRVCSVTGTTSLEPLFALQNRPTVIGMQTWTDCLVALQQGAADAISTDAPILHGLALQDNNLAVVGPPMAFDSYAIGIPDGKTDLVRFVNASLDRMRADGTWQALYQKHLSRLGPSPGPPSPKYKD is encoded by the coding sequence ATGGCGCAGATCGTGGCCAATGGGCGGGTGCGGGTCGGGGTGGCGCAGGACGGGTATCTGTTCGGGTTCCGGAATCCGCGCACCGGGGCACTCGAAGGGTTCGATATCGATATCGCCAGGGAGCTCGCGCGCGATCTGTTCGGCGATGATTCGAAGATCGATCTGGTGCCGTTGAGTTCGGCGGAGCGGATTCCGGCGCTGCGGAGCGGGCGGGTGGATCTGGTGGTGAACTCCTTCTCCACGACCTGTGAGCGGGACAAAGAGATCGACTTCTCCGCGGTGTACTACGTGTCCGAGCAGAAGATTCTGGTCGTCGCGAGTTCCGGAATTCGGTCCGGCGCGGACCTCGCAGGGAAGCGGGTGTGCAGTGTCACCGGCACGACATCGCTCGAGCCGCTGTTCGCGCTGCAGAACCGGCCGACGGTGATCGGTATGCAGACCTGGACCGACTGCTTGGTCGCGCTGCAGCAGGGAGCCGCCGACGCGATCAGCACCGACGCGCCGATCCTGCACGGCCTGGCGCTGCAGGACAACAATCTGGCGGTGGTCGGCCCGCCGATGGCGTTCGACTCCTATGCCATCGGAATCCCGGACGGCAAGACCGATCTGGTCCGCTTCGTGAACGCGAGCCTGGACCGGATGCGGGCCGACGGCACCTGGCAAGCGCTGTATCAGAAGCATCTGAGCCGGCTCGGTCCGTCGCCCGGGCCACCCAGCCCGAAGTACAAGGACTGA
- a CDS encoding SRPBCC family protein, protein MVTSTVETVIAAPRDVVYKFFTERDGIAPYLPVVNFTLKKPGAGAASGVGAQYLIGVGGLGITEETTQLVPNERMEYKIIAGAPVKRHVGTITFADADNNSTVVNYTMESEPKLPVPAKVLELGLKTLINQFLSGAKKALA, encoded by the coding sequence ATGGTTACCAGCACGGTCGAGACGGTCATCGCCGCCCCGCGCGACGTCGTCTACAAGTTCTTCACCGAACGCGACGGCATCGCCCCCTACCTGCCGGTCGTGAACTTCACGCTGAAGAAGCCGGGTGCGGGCGCCGCCTCCGGTGTGGGCGCTCAGTACCTGATCGGCGTCGGCGGGCTCGGCATCACCGAGGAGACCACGCAGCTGGTCCCCAACGAGCGGATGGAGTACAAGATCATCGCGGGTGCGCCGGTGAAGCGGCACGTCGGCACGATCACATTCGCCGACGCGGACAACAACAGCACGGTGGTGAACTACACGATGGAATCCGAGCCGAAGCTGCCGGTGCCCGCCAAGGTACTCGAGCTGGGCCTGAAGACCCTCATCAACCAATTCCTCAGCGGCGCAAAGAAGGCCTTGGCCTAG
- a CDS encoding NAD kinase has protein sequence MSAEPTGREILLISHPGRAEIIETAHRVAKIFADAGIGLRVLADEADSTRFECEDPTRDVRALAEPGGYPATVVNHCPDAAVGCEMVLVLGGDGTFLRAAELARSAAVPVLGINLGRIGFLTEAEAEHLDEALAQVVRGDYRIEHRMTIDLTVRVNDEIVETGWALNEASIENASRMGVLEVVLEVDGRPVSSFGCDGVLISTPTGSTAYAFSAGGPVVWPELEALLVIPSNAHALFARPLVTSPDSRIAVESVATGHDAIVFLDGRRTMALPRGGRVEAVRGAEPVRWVRLDSAPFADRMVRKFQLPVTGWRGRRRTESSNADRDQD, from the coding sequence GTGAGCGCGGAACCGACAGGCCGGGAAATCCTGCTGATCTCACACCCGGGGCGAGCCGAGATCATCGAAACCGCGCACCGGGTCGCGAAGATCTTCGCCGACGCCGGGATCGGTTTGCGGGTACTGGCCGACGAAGCCGACAGCACCCGCTTCGAATGCGAGGACCCCACCCGGGACGTGCGGGCGCTCGCCGAACCCGGCGGGTATCCGGCCACGGTGGTCAACCACTGCCCGGACGCGGCGGTCGGCTGCGAAATGGTGCTGGTGCTCGGCGGAGATGGCACCTTCCTGCGCGCCGCCGAACTCGCGCGGTCCGCGGCGGTGCCGGTGCTGGGAATCAACCTGGGCCGCATCGGTTTTCTCACCGAGGCCGAGGCCGAGCACCTGGACGAGGCGCTGGCCCAGGTGGTACGCGGCGACTACCGCATCGAACACCGCATGACCATCGATCTGACTGTCCGGGTGAACGACGAGATCGTCGAAACCGGCTGGGCGCTCAACGAAGCCAGCATCGAGAACGCCTCCCGCATGGGCGTGCTCGAGGTGGTGCTGGAGGTCGACGGCCGCCCGGTGTCCTCGTTCGGCTGCGACGGTGTCCTCATCTCCACTCCGACGGGTTCGACGGCTTACGCGTTCTCCGCGGGCGGCCCGGTCGTGTGGCCGGAACTCGAAGCGCTGCTGGTGATTCCGAGCAACGCGCACGCTTTGTTCGCGCGCCCGCTGGTGACCAGCCCGGACTCGCGGATCGCCGTCGAGTCGGTCGCCACCGGGCACGATGCGATAGTTTTCCTGGATGGCAGGCGCACCATGGCCTTGCCGCGCGGGGGCCGGGTGGAAGCGGTCCGCGGCGCCGAACCGGTGCGCTGGGTGCGGTTGGATTCCGCGCCCTTCGCGGACCGGATGGTGCGCAAGTTCCAATTGCCCGTGACCGGCTGGCGCGGCCGACGGCGAACGGAGAGCTCGAATGCTGACCGAGATCAGGATTGA